The nucleotide window CGAGCATCGTCCCCACCACCGCCGTCGAGGAGGCCAGCCCGCCGAAAAAGCCCGTGACGGCGATGCCCCGACCGCCATACGTCCGCACGATGGCGTAGTTGACGATGCCGATGGCGGCGACCGCGACCACCATCAGCCAGACGACGCGTGGTTCGAGTTCGACCGCCAGCGGGCCGGAGCCGAGCGTGACGTCGCCGGTCGGGAGCAGCGGGTAGATGACGAACGCGAGGATGGCGAACTCGGTCGTCGAGCGGAGCTCCTCGCGCGAGAGCGCGCCGGCGAACGTGTGGAGTTCGCGTTTGAGCACGAGCAACAGCGAGGAGAGCACGGCGACGGTGATGCTCTCGATGACGAAGCCGGCGGCGGTCAGCGCGCCGACGCCGTAGGCGACCAGCATCGACACCGAAGTGGTGAGCGAGAGGCCGAGATCCTCGTCGCGCAGCCCCTGGATCGCCAGAACGGTTCCTTGAACGATGACGAGCACGCCGCCGACCGCCAGCAGTCCGTCGCGCCCCAGCGTGGTGAAGACGGCCCCAAGCAGGCTAATGAGTGAGAACGTCCGGATGCCCGCGGGCTTGTCAGACCACTCGCGTTCGAGCCCCAAGAACAGCCCGAGCGCGCCCGCGAGCGCGATCCTGATGACGGGGCCGTCGAGCGGGACGGCCAACTGGACGACGGGGCTCACGCTTCGGGGTTCTCCCGCTCACGTATAAACGTCCGTCGTCCTCGCTCGGGCGATCCGCCCGACTATCACCGACCGTTGCCGTCGGTCGCCAACTTTATAATCTGGTAGTATAACTAGATTATCGATGGCGCAGACACAGCTCCAGTCCGCCCGCGAGGGTATCGTCACGCCGGCGATCGAGCGCGTCGCCGAGCGCGAGAACCGCGACCCCGAGTTCGTCCGCGAGCAGGTCGCCGCGGGCGAGGCGGTGATCCCCACGAACCACGCCCACGAAGGGCTCGACCCGATGATCATCGGTCGCGAGTTCGCGACGAAGGTCAACGCCAACATCGGCAACAGCGAGACGACGAGCGACCGGACCGAGGAGCTCCGCAAGCTCCACGCGGCGGTCCACTACGGCGCGGACACCGTGATGGATCTGAGCACCGGCGACGAACTCGACACGATCCGCGAGGCGAACGTCGAGCACTCGCCCGTGCCGATCGGGACGGTCCCGATCTACGAGGCGGTCAAGCGCGCCGAGAGCCCCGAGGAGATCACTCACGAGCTCCTGCTCGACGTGATCGAAAAGCAGGCCGAACAGGGCGTCGACTACATGACAATCCACGCTGGCGTCCTGATGGAACACCTCCCGCTGACCGACGGCCGGGTGACGGGGATCGTCTCGCGTGGCGGCTCGATCCTCGCCCAGTGGATGGAGGAGAACGCGATGCAGAATCCCCTCTACACCGAATTCGAGGCGATCTGCGAGATTTTCGCCGAGCACGACGTCACCGTCAGCCTGGGCGACGGGCTCCGACCCGGAAGCCTCGCGGACGCGAGCGACGAGGCCCAGTTTGCCGAGTTGGACACGCTCGGCGAGCTCACCCGAACCGCGTGGGATCACGGCGTCCAGGTGATGGTCGAGGGACCAGGCCACGTGCCGATGGACCAGATCAAGGGCAACGTCGAGCGCCAGCAAGAGGTCTGTGACGGCGCGCCGTTCTACGTGCTCGGGCCGCTCGTGACCGACATCGCGCCGGGCTACGACCACATCACGAGTGCGATCGGCGCGACCGAGGCCGCCCGCGCGGGCGCGGCGATGCTCTGCTACGTCACACCGAAGGAGCATCTCGGGCTGCCCGATGCAGAGGACGTCCGTGAGGGGCTCGCGGCCTACCGGATCGCGGCCCACGCCGGCGACGTGGCGAACGGGCTGCCCGGCGCGCGCGACTGGGACGACGCGCTCTCGCAGGCCAGATACGATTTCGACTGGCGCGAGCAGTTCGACCTCGCGCTCGATCCCGACCGCGCCCGGGACTCGCACGACCAGACCCTGCCGGGTGACAACTACAAGGAAGCGCGCTTCTGCTCGATGTGCGGCGTCGAATTCTGCTCGATGCGGATCGATCAGGACGCCCGCGACGCCGACGGCGAGATGGACGCGCTCGATACGGGCGTCGATCTCGATGCCTCGCCCGCAGCGGCGGTCAATCTTCCTCCAGTTGGTACCCACGACACGAGCGCCATCCCCGAACTCCCCGAGATCGACGGGGCGGTCCACGGCGAGGGCGAACCCGCCGACGACTGACCTCTCTTTTCGCTCCATTCTCGCGGTGTGTGGGCTGTCCGTTTGCGGTGGGATCGAGCAGTTCGACGGGGTATAAGTCGCTGCCGGGCGCACGGTCGGTATGACGATCTACACGGGTCGTGGCGACGAAGGTCAGACCGATCTCCGGACGATGGATCGGGTCTCGAAGGCGAACTCCCGGATCGAAGCCTACGGTACTGTGGATGAAGTGAACGCCACGGTGGGGCGGGTCCGCCCGACGGGTCACGAGGACGTCGACGAGCAGCTCCGCGCGATCCAGAACCACCTCCACGTCGTGCAGGCCGACCTCGCCAACCCCGAGCCCGACGCGGACGACCCGCGGATGACCCACGAGCGCGTCGAGCAGCTGGAGGAGTGGATGGACGCCCACGACGAGGAGCTCGACCCCCTCCAGTCGTTCATCCTTCCGGGGGGTGGCGACAGCGGTGCGCGCCTCCATCACGCCAGAGCTGTCTGTCGGCGGGCCGAACGTCGCGCGGTCGCGCTCGCGAGTGAGGAGGCAATCAACGAGCAGACCGTGACCTACCTGAATCGGCTCTCCGATGCGCTGTTCACCCTCGCGCGCGTGGTGAACCAGCGCGATGGGGTGAGCGAGGAAGCGCCCGACTACTGAAGGCAACGTTTATCTTTCGCGGTCGGAAATCGTGGGCACGGGGTCGGTGATCTAGGCCGGTTATGATACCTCCTTCACACGGAGGAAGTCGGCGGTTCAAATCCGCCCCGACCCACTTTTGCGCCGCAACGCCGTGAGCGAAGTGAACGGCCAGCGTCGCAAAAGTTGTTACGAAGGATTTGAGTCCAGAGAACGAGCGTAGCGAAGTCCTCGTGGTTCAAATCTACCCTGCTCCACACACTTTTTGCTGTGCTCGGCCACGAAGCGATCTAGTTAGCAAAACCAAGATGGTCATTTGCAGCCGATCCCGTCTTTGCTATTCACTCTCAAATCCGTTCCGAACGAATTCTTCTGTATCGTTGAGTAGCCGTTCTACACTCTCCGAATTCGGTTCATCGCCAGGATGGGCACAGTCACCGCGTACACCACCCAGATGTTTCAGACGCTTCATCGGCGAGTTTCGGATCTCATCAGCCTCATATAGGGATTGAGCTAGCCTATCAATACTGTGAGTAGCGTCATACTCGATTTCTTTGTCGGATGTTTCACACATCGTGAGAAGATGTCGTTCAAGTGCCACACCAGCAATCACACCGCTTTCCCTAACTAAACCGTTTTCAAATAATTGCTTTGCACGTAGTAGTTCGTCTGCTTCTACATCAGCAGATATCTCTTTTCGGGCGTTGAACTGTTCAGCAGCGACTCGGTTTGGCGCTGCCTTTGCGATACTTCTCTGTCCATCCAGTATGCTGATGATTTCAACCGCTCTCTCCATTGGGTCTGCTGGAGCAGATTTCGTAATTCCTGAGTTGAGGTTGAGATATTTTATTATTTTTGAGTGTGTATCCTCGAATTCCTCGTATCTTCGAGGAAGATATTCGTACACTAATGGTTCTACGGAGTTGTACCATTGTTCGTATTTCTCACGTGCCCTCCTCTGTGCAGGGTTGATCTCTGTTCGTGGTGCCCATTCGTATGTAGATAATGCATCACTGTCCGCTTCCTTTGAAAACGGATTCTCCTGTGTCTCAAGATCCGAAAAGAATGCTTCGACATCATCTTCAATTCCAGCAAGCGTTTTCTCTACCTCACAGAGATACTCCTCCATTTCTTCTTGAAGCCCCATTACGATTTGTTACGCGACTATGGTTTATAAACGTCATTTTTCCAGCGGCAAATAGATTTAAATCTCTCACAGCGGCGTCTCGTCCACTTCCTTGTCGGATTCGTACGGATCGACCACGCCACGATTCTGCTCTTCGTGCCACGACTCCCAGCTGTCGCGCCACTCGCTGGTCGCATCGAGACTCTCGGCCCCGTGGTTCGTGTGGCGCTCCCGAATCCGGGTCAGTACGGGCGTGTTCATCGCGTCGCCGGCGATGACGGCCTGGCCGGGCGTCAGCCCCGGGAGCTCGTCAAGCACGTCCTCGCCGGCGCTCTCGACCGATTGGCGGATCGCCTGCTGGTCGTTCGGGTTCTGAATCTGCATGATGATCTGCGTGCCACACTGCGAGAGTACGTCGGCGTCGAGCTTCGAGGGCCGCTGGGAGATGATACCCACGCCGAAGCCGAACTTCCGACCCTCCGAGAGGATCGTCCGAAGGATCGGCAGCGAGCGCGCGCTGCCGTCCGGCGCGAAGCGATGGCCCTCCTCCAGCAGCGTGAACAGCGGGAAATCGAGGTCGTCACCGTCGCCGCGCATCGCGTCCTTGCGCGCCTCGTAGAGCTTGCGCAGCAGCGCAGCGGCGAGCATCTGCTGGTCGTCCTCCGAGAGCCGGTTCAGCTGGAGGACCGTCACCTGGCCCGGCGCGACGAGATCGGTGAGATCGTTGCGCGCCGCGCTGGCGAACAGATCCCGGTTGAGCGCACGATTGAGCCGCCAGGCGAGCGCGCTGGCGGTCCCGTGATCGCCCTCGTCGAGCGCCTCACACTTGCTGATGATGTCGCGAACGCCGATCTCGTTCGATTCTTTCTGGAGGTCGCGCCACGCCCTGTCGAGCAGTTCCTTCATCCGCTCGCTCGGCTCGTCGAGCAACGCGAGTAGATCGCCGTAGTTCAGGTCGGGGATCGCGACGGTGATCTCGTCGGGCGTGACGACGTTGACTTCGGGTGTGTACGCCCCGTCCTGAAACACCGAGGCGTGCTCGTCCTTTCGCATCCCGTCGAGGGTGTCGTACTCGCCGTGCGGATCGAAGACGCACATTGCGGCCCGCGACTGTGGGCGCAACATCTCCTCGATGACGACACTCGCGGTATAGGATTTGCCACTCCCCGTCGAGGCGAGCACCGCGAGGTGAGTCGCGGCGAACGCGTCGATCGGCATGAAGACGTTCGCGGCCTTCGTCTCGCGGTTGAGCAGCCAGCCGACGTGGGCGGTGGCGCTCTCGCTCTCCCAGTCCGCGCTCGGGAGCACCGCTTCGAGGAACTCGTCGCTCGCAAGCGAGACTCTGGAGCCGGGATCGGGCAACGAGCGCGGGTTGGCAAAGGTCTCCATCTCCGTGTCGAAGTAGCCGACCACGCGCGCGCTCACACGATCGATCTCGATGTCGCCGCTCGGCACGCCGAGCGCGTCGGCGACGGCCTCCGACTCCACACCCGGATCGGCGAGGAACTCGCCGGGAAGTCCACGCTCCTGTTCGGCGTTCGTCACTCGGGCGAGCACGTCACAGGAGTCGCCCTCGACAGTCGTCTCGTAGACGACGAACTCCCCCGTCCGGACGTCGACGGCATCCGGCGCGACGAACACGAACTCGTCGGCGCGCTCGCCGGGTTCGGCCACCGTGCCGACCACCGTCTCGGAGGCGGCGTCCATCTCGCGGCCAGTAGGCGGCTCGGGCACGTCGTTCATCGCACCACCCCGCGATCCGTGCTGGCCTCCCAGCGGACCTTCCGTTCGATCACGTCGAGCATCGCTTCCCGATCGGTCTCCGCGCGCAGTCGCTCGATCAACGAGAGCGTCACCTCCGCCCCGAACCGCTCGGCGGCAGTGATGAGCCGATCGTAGTAGCGCAGCGCGAGCTGGCCGTCCGGTCGGTGGAATCGCCGGAAGCCAGCGCCCGAGAGCTTCGACACCGGATCGTCGATGTCGAGCGTCCACCGTGGCAGCTCCTGGGACACCGACGTGAACCCCTGCCCGCTGTCGGCCGGCGCGAGCTCGGCGAACCCGAGCAGCGCGATGCCGAGCAGCGTCTGCTTCTCGTCGACGTAGCCCGGCACGAACAATTCCTGATCCGGCGTCGAGAGCCGCGGCCCGTCGCGCCCCTGATCGGGGTTGACGAGCCGTGACTCGTAGACGACGCCGACGAGCGCGCGCTTCTCGCCGCGCACCGTCGTTTTGACGTACACCGGCTGGCCGAACTCGTAGTCCTGCTTTTCGGGTACGGTCGCCTTGTCGTGATCGCGGTACACCTCGGCGACGTAGTCCATCTGACCGTTCGATTCGACGATGCTCGCGATCGTGAGGTCATCGTCGCCGATGACCGGTTCGTGGGCTGTCATAGCTGTCTGATCTCCATCGGTCTCACTGCTCATCGGCGGCGTCGCTCCTTGCTGAGCGTCTTCGCGTCCCAGTCGATCGGCAGGTCCTCCTCGTCGGCGAACTCCTGGACGAGCGCGAGAAATCGCTCCTTCGCACCGGTGTCTAGGACGGCGTTGGCGTCGGCCTGCTGGAGGATCTCGGGATAGCCGCGTCCGACGCCGGTTTCGGCGCGAACGACGTCGAGAACGTCGTCGACGAGACCCGCACGCTGGATCCACTCCGGAAATTCGAGGTAATCCATCGCGTCGCCGCCCGGGACGTCGAGATACGTGAACAACACTTCCTCGGCGAAACCGTACTCCGTTCCTTCGTAGGTCGTCGCCAGTTCGTCGACGGTCTCGCCCCAGCGGTTGACGAACGCCAGTGACCGATCGCCCCAATTCTCGGTGAACCCGTCGAGAACCCGCGCGTCGGCGATCAGCGGCTCGTCGCCGAGACGTTCGCTGTAGGCCTGCTGAAGCATCTTCGCCAGGTTCGTCCGTTTGGTGCCGGCGGTGTAGCCGACGACCGGTACCTCGTGATGCTCGCTCGCCGCCAACACCCGCGCCATCGTCTCGCGGTAGTACTCGTCGCGCACCGCCGGCGCGTACGTGTTGGCGAACAACGGGACGAGCGGTCCGTCGTAGACGACGACCGGCGTCGGATCGCGGTCGGCGAACCGCCGGATACACTCGACGACCGCACGGCCTTCCGCACGGTACCGCTCGTGACCCGGCACGCGACCGTCGACGTAGCGCATGCCGCCTTCCTCGGCCTGTTCGGTGACCGTCCGTGGGCCGAGCACGTGGCTCGACACGTCGCCGTCGTAGTCGCCGTCGGGATCGTGATGGTTGGCGGTCCACGCGACCTGAACGAGACCGAATGGAACGGTGAACTCCTCCGTCGGACCGATCTCGGAGCCGTCGGCGGCGATCGTCGTCGTCCCCTCCAACGCTTCCTTCGCGAACCGGTTGACGGCCTCGTGGCTCTCCCACGACGCCGACTGCTCGAACTCCACTACTGGTTCTTCGGACTCGTCCCACTCGTCGGTCGGTGCCGCACCGGGCTGGGGATGGGGTCCGATCTCCGCGGCGAGTCGGTCGGCGTCGTAGTCGGCGAGCGCGTCACGGAGCGCGTCGCGATAGCTCGCCACGACGTGTTCGTCGTCACTGGCGTACTCCCGGATTTCCTCGGTGAAGTTCTGGAGCTTGTTCGCCACTTCGCCGGGGTAGAACGGCATCAGTCGCTCACCACCCGTGTCATCTCCCGATCCTCGTCCTTTTCGAGCTCGATCGCGCGCTCGGTCATCGATTCGAAGGTCCGGTCGTGGCTGACGACGAGCAGCTGGTTCAGTCGGTCAAACTCCTCCAGCTGGTCGACGAGGTTTCGTTTCTTGTGCTCGTCGAGGTTCGCGGTCGGCTCGTCGAGAAACGCCATCCCGACCGCAGCGAGCCGTTCGAGGATCGCGAGACGTACCGAAAGCGCGGCGGCCATCTTCTCACCGCCCGAGAGCGTGTCGAACGGCTTGTTCTGCCCGCGCACGCGGACCCGGAGGTTGTACGTCCGATCCCAGACCAGCGTCTCGGTCGGGGCGGCGCGCAGCGCCTGATAGATATCGTTCGCCCGATCGCCGATCTCGCTCGTCGTGAGATCACGGAGGTCTTCGGCACCCTGCTGGAGGCTGTCGCGCGCCCATCGCGCGAACTCCCGATCGCGTTCGAGTTCGGTCATCTCCGCCTCCA belongs to Halococcus qingdaonensis and includes:
- a CDS encoding ATP-binding protein yields the protein MNDVPEPPTGREMDAASETVVGTVAEPGERADEFVFVAPDAVDVRTGEFVVYETTVEGDSCDVLARVTNAEQERGLPGEFLADPGVESEAVADALGVPSGDIEIDRVSARVVGYFDTEMETFANPRSLPDPGSRVSLASDEFLEAVLPSADWESESATAHVGWLLNRETKAANVFMPIDAFAATHLAVLASTGSGKSYTASVVIEEMLRPQSRAAMCVFDPHGEYDTLDGMRKDEHASVFQDGAYTPEVNVVTPDEITVAIPDLNYGDLLALLDEPSERMKELLDRAWRDLQKESNEIGVRDIISKCEALDEGDHGTASALAWRLNRALNRDLFASAARNDLTDLVAPGQVTVLQLNRLSEDDQQMLAAALLRKLYEARKDAMRGDGDDLDFPLFTLLEEGHRFAPDGSARSLPILRTILSEGRKFGFGVGIISQRPSKLDADVLSQCGTQIIMQIQNPNDQQAIRQSVESAGEDVLDELPGLTPGQAVIAGDAMNTPVLTRIRERHTNHGAESLDATSEWRDSWESWHEEQNRGVVDPYESDKEVDETPL
- the thiC gene encoding phosphomethylpyrimidine synthase ThiC, which encodes MAQTQLQSAREGIVTPAIERVAERENRDPEFVREQVAAGEAVIPTNHAHEGLDPMIIGREFATKVNANIGNSETTSDRTEELRKLHAAVHYGADTVMDLSTGDELDTIREANVEHSPVPIGTVPIYEAVKRAESPEEITHELLLDVIEKQAEQGVDYMTIHAGVLMEHLPLTDGRVTGIVSRGGSILAQWMEENAMQNPLYTEFEAICEIFAEHDVTVSLGDGLRPGSLADASDEAQFAELDTLGELTRTAWDHGVQVMVEGPGHVPMDQIKGNVERQQEVCDGAPFYVLGPLVTDIAPGYDHITSAIGATEAARAGAAMLCYVTPKEHLGLPDAEDVREGLAAYRIAAHAGDVANGLPGARDWDDALSQARYDFDWREQFDLALDPDRARDSHDQTLPGDNYKEARFCSMCGVEFCSMRIDQDARDADGEMDALDTGVDLDASPAAAVNLPPVGTHDTSAIPELPEIDGAVHGEGEPADD
- a CDS encoding cob(I)yrinic acid a,c-diamide adenosyltransferase — encoded protein: MTIYTGRGDEGQTDLRTMDRVSKANSRIEAYGTVDEVNATVGRVRPTGHEDVDEQLRAIQNHLHVVQADLANPEPDADDPRMTHERVEQLEEWMDAHDEELDPLQSFILPGGGDSGARLHHARAVCRRAERRAVALASEEAINEQTVTYLNRLSDALFTLARVVNQRDGVSEEAPDY
- a CDS encoding MgtC/SapB family protein gives rise to the protein MSPVVQLAVPLDGPVIRIALAGALGLFLGLEREWSDKPAGIRTFSLISLLGAVFTTLGRDGLLAVGGVLVIVQGTVLAIQGLRDEDLGLSLTTSVSMLVAYGVGALTAAGFVIESITVAVLSSLLLVLKRELHTFAGALSREELRSTTEFAILAFVIYPLLPTGDVTLGSGPLAVELEPRVVWLMVVAVAAIGIVNYAIVRTYGGRGIAVTGFFGGLASSTAVVGTMLDSVRQRPAATSYAVAAVLLADAAMALRNLAIVLAFTFPDVLVGALVPLVVVVVGSVAIAAITADWNTPVEMELDSPFSLRNVLAFGAMFAVIILAGGIAQSEFGEVGFYVTAVLSGLVSSAGATASTVSLYRTGSLAGETAVIAVLLATASSIVVKAALTAAGPSRSFASRVAFWSAVLLAGSLAVAVLVTL
- a CDS encoding DNA double-strand break repair nuclease NurA; the encoded protein is MPFYPGEVANKLQNFTEEIREYASDDEHVVASYRDALRDALADYDADRLAAEIGPHPQPGAAPTDEWDESEEPVVEFEQSASWESHEAVNRFAKEALEGTTTIAADGSEIGPTEEFTVPFGLVQVAWTANHHDPDGDYDGDVSSHVLGPRTVTEQAEEGGMRYVDGRVPGHERYRAEGRAVVECIRRFADRDPTPVVVYDGPLVPLFANTYAPAVRDEYYRETMARVLAASEHHEVPVVGYTAGTKRTNLAKMLQQAYSERLGDEPLIADARVLDGFTENWGDRSLAFVNRWGETVDELATTYEGTEYGFAEEVLFTYLDVPGGDAMDYLEFPEWIQRAGLVDDVLDVVRAETGVGRGYPEILQQADANAVLDTGAKERFLALVQEFADEEDLPIDWDAKTLSKERRRR